The Ancylobacter sp. SL191 nucleotide sequence AGCAGGTTCTTCACCTTCTCGTCGCGCTCATGGCGCGGCACGCCGCGCACGCGCAGGCCGTAGCCGATATTCTCCGCCACCGTCATCATCGGGAACAGAGCGAGGTTCTGGAAGATCAGCGCGGTCGGCCGCCTGTTCGGGCCGATGCCCTTCATGTCCTGCCCGCCAATGCGCACGCTGCCGCGCGTCGGCTCGATGAAGCCGGAAATGGTGCGCAACAGCGTGGTCTTGCCGCAGCCCGACGGGCCGAGGAAGGAGAAGAACTCGCCCGGTTCGATGGTGAGATTGGCGTCCCGCACGGCGACGAAGTCCCCGAAGGTGACGTTCACGCCCTCTAGCTCGACGGCAGCGGCCATAATGTTCCGTTCAATTTGCACGTGACAGGAGCGGCGCTCCGCGCGCCGTCCAACTCGGAGCGCCGCACCCGGACGCCCTCGCTTCGTCGTCATCCCGGCCAAGGCGAAGCCGCAGAGCCGGGATCGCCCACCATCCGGGCAGCGATCCCGGATCGCGCCGGTGGCGCGTCCGGGATGACGGGGAAGGTGGCCCGCAGGCCACCCGCCCGCGCCTCTTTCTCACGCCGCCTTGAACTTCTCGGCGTACTGGGTGCGCAGCTCGGCGAACCACGACGGCTCCGGCGGGCGGCTCCACAGATTGTCGAGCGCGTTGCCCGGATAGGCTTCGGCGAAGTTCTTCTTGGCGACCTCGGAGAGGAAGGCGTCCGCGCCCTTCACCACCGGGTTGTAGCCCGAGCCGTCGGCGACGGCGGCGGAGGCTTCCGGGGTGTGGATGTAGTTGATGAACTCATAGGCCTGCGCGATGTTCTTCGCGCCCTTGGTCAGCGCCCAGCCGTCGACCCAGGTGATGGCGCCTTCCTGCGGGGCCATGTAGGTGACGGGCTTGCCCTGCTTCTTCAGCGAGAGCGGCGGGCCGTCCCAGGTCTGGCCGATGACGCAGCCATTTTCCATGAAGCCGGACTTGGTGTTGTCAGCCGAATCCCAGAACTGCTTGACCTGCGCCTTGTTCTCGATGGCGAAGGCGAGGATCGGGTCGTAGATCTTGCGCATCGACGCTTCGTCCTTGAAGGCGTCGAGCATGCGGTTGGACGGCAGCTTGCCGGTCTTGTCCCACCACAGGCCGATGCCGAGCAGCAGCGAGTGCGGGCGGCCCTGCATCTTGCCCTTGAACTCGGGGGCCCAGAGCGTGCCGTAGGACAGCTTGTCATAGGTCAGGCCGGGCGCGAGGTCGGTGCGCCAGGAAATGGCTTCCGAGCCCCAGCAATGCGGCACATGGTAGAGCTTGCCGTCCCAGGTCCACACGCTGGTCGAGGCTTCCAGCATCGCCGGCAGGATGTTGTCGAGCTTCAGCTTCGAGGTGTCGTAGGGCGCGAGGACGTCGAGCTCCTTGAACTGCGGGGCGCGGTCGCGCGTCGGGGCGCAGAGGTCGAAGCCCTCGCCGCCGGTGGCCTGCAGCTTGTTGATCTGCTCCTCGTTCTGCGAGAACGGCGTGGTCTTCACCTTGATGCCGGTCTTCTTCTCGAAGTTCGGGATGACCGGGGCGGGCAGTTCGTCGTCCCAGTTCAGCAGGCTCAGCTCGCCCGAGGAGGAGAAGGCGTCCTTGACGATCCACGGGCCGGTTGCGGCGATGGTGCCGGCGGCAAGCGCGCCCTTGAACAGCACGCGGCGGTTGAAGCTGCGCGCCGCGAGCAGCGTTTCGGTCGTTGAATTGGTGGCATCCGGCTTTTTGGTCACGTCGGTCCCCTGCTCTGGTCGCCCCTGTGCGGGGGCGGATGGCTGGGGCCTGTTCAGCACGAAGCGTGCCAGAGGCGGAGGGCGTTGAACAAAGGCGACGGGGGATTTGCATGCGGCCGACAGGGCGTGCGTGGGCGCCATGCCCGGCGTCACCCGTCGCTACGTCAGGCGCCCGGCTGCCGCGCTTTTATGCAACTCCCGCGCGGGGCTGCACGCGGAACGGGCGCAGATACCACCGGGAACGAAACATCAGCGCTTTCGCTTCGGCTTATCCCGCGCCTTAACCGAGCGTCGCGAGGATTTCCGCCGCCAGCTCGTGCAGATCGTCGCGGTGGCCGGTGCGCCCCGATGGCGCGTCGACCGTCGAGGTCATCACCAGCGAGACGCCGAGCGCGGGGGCGACATAGAGCATCTGCCCGCCATAGCCCCAGCCATAATGCACCGGCGTGCCCGCCATCTCGCGGGTGAACCAGCCATAGCCGTAACCGTCGCCGGTGAAGCGCGAGGCCGTGCGCACGCGCCAGCTCTGCGCGATCCAGCCTTCCGGGATGATCTGCGCGCCCTCAGCATTCCGCCCGCCGCGCCGGTACAGCTCGGCGAAGGCGAGCAGCGAGGTCGGGCGCATCGCCATCTGGTTGCCGCCGAAATAGATGCCCTGCGGGTCGCGCTCCCAATCGGTGATGGCAAAGCCCTCGACATCGCCCAGCCAGTCGCGCGCCAGAGCGAGCGTGGAACGCCCGCTCACGCGGGTGAGGATGGCGGAGAGAAGATGCGTCGAGCCGGTGGAATAGAGCATCGCCCCGCCCGGCGCGTCGACGAAGGGCCGGTTCAGCGCCGCGCGCACCCAGTTCCGGCTGGCGATCCACTCGCCATAATAGGGCCCGGAGGTACGCTCCAGCCCCGCCTGCATGGACAAGAGATTGCCGATGGTGATCTCGTTGAGGCGCGGGTCGGGATTATCCGGCAGATCCGCGCGCAGCAGCGGGGCGACCGTCTGGTCGGCGCCCTCCAGCACGCCCTTGTCGATGGCGATGCCGACAAGGGCGGAGACGATGCTCTTCGACGCGCTCTTGATATTGCTCGGCCGGTCCACCCGCCCGCCCCGATAGCCGCGCGCGACGAGCCGCTCGCCCTCCTTCGCCACCAGCACGGTGCGCAAGGGCTCCAGCGCGGCAGCGCGGTCGAGGATCGGCGCGAGCCCCGCCGCCCGGTCAACTTGCGGGGCGGGGGAGGCGGGCGAAGGGGCAGCGGGCGCGCCGCGCTCACCCTGGGCGAGCGCGCGGGAGGCGAGAAGCAGCAGCGGAGCGGCAATCAGCGAACGACGGTGCATCCGGGGGAAGATAGGGCGGATGCGGGGGAAGGGTGGTCACGATGAGGGGAGTAACAACGAAGATAGTAAAGCATATAAAGTAAAGTGACGGCAAAACTACTTGAAGGAAATTTTCTGGTAAATTGCGCTTAATATTGGGTAAAACCTATTTATAAAAGGCAAACTGATCGAGCGTTAGTATCGTTTGCAGTGCCCTATGTTGTGTGTAATGTTCCGCCTTTGCTCTGCCATGTCCAACCGCGTGCCGTGCGATCACTCCTTTTTCATTTTCGAGATCGTAGTTGCCATAGATAAAATTTTTCAAATAAAAAGCAAATTCGATGGGAAAAAATAAAGTATCCTTTCCTCCTGCCATTTTGTTAGCTGCTTCGATCACGAAATCGAGCATCTTATTGATGTTACGGGTATGTGTTCCGGTCGACTTGAAATAAGCATCTCCAATTATTCCTTCAATTTCCGTAAGTAAAATTTTAATGCATGCAATCCAATCTCTATTTTTATAGGCATTTAAACCGGAACATATTATCTGTTCTCTGTCTTTAAAGTGTTCTTTGGTCATCCATCTGTCAAACATACGATCTATGCGTTCATCATTAAAAGAATCTACAATTTTTAATTCTTCTTCGTGCGTCGATAGTCCGTCCTCGTAGCATTGAAATAGATTTCTAAATTCAATATTCATTATCTCGACAAAGGGAAACCAGCCGTCAACGATGATTTTGCTGAAAATTTCATTAGCAGAAAATACGGCATACAGATCAGCGTATTTCATCTTCCGATGAAGCGCCCCTAGATCTCTTTTAGCTAAAGATATATCTAGCGACATATCTTCATTAAAGTCAAAGAACAGTCCAAATCGAAATCCTTCGCGGAATATAACTACGATTTTATCATAAATAGATATATTAACAAGTGGAAACCACATTTCAGTTACGTCAGCGATATCGCTGTTGAATATAATAGAACCGCCTTCGATTCTTTTTTTCGGAATTATGTCTATAGTAGTTGCTGCTGAATCTACCCAAAGCTCCGCCGAATCGTCGGGTCTAATAACAAGAAGTATCGTATTTGCGTTATAAAAACGTGGGTGAAAACCATTTTGTTTTGCGCAGAAATCAAGACATGAAATAATATTTGGTGCGACCCGATGAAAAACCGACTGATCGGACGTCATCGAGCCCCGCACCCAAACCTTAACGCTTGCCCCAGACTCGGCAGCTTCAGCCGATATGCCGTGAAAATTTACATTGGCAAGCATGAATGGCGAGCCAATATTCCGAAATCGCTCTTCTTGCTGCGGAGGTGTCGGAGTTGAAGTATCGTTCAAATCAACACCCATGAATGGTTACGGAGCGCCGGCCTCTGAATTGGTCAAATGGAATCGTTATGGCCAGTGCTATGCGATGAAACCTAATGCGCTTCTGGATCCGAGGCGAGCCTGCCAGACAACTAGTGCACCCTCACCCCCCCGTGGCGATCACCAGATCATCCCGGTGCACCATCGCCGCGCGGCCTTCAAACCCCGTGATCGTCGCGATCTCGTCGGAGGAGCGGCCGCGGATGCGGTCGGCGTAATCGTGGTCATAGGCCACCAGCCCGCGGCCGACTTCGGCGCCGTCCGGCCCGCGCAGCACCACGGCGTCGCCGCGCTGGAACTCGCCTTCCACCCGGCTCACCCCCGCCGGCAGCAGCGAGGAGCCCCGGCGCAGGGCGGCGACCGCGCCGGCGTCGAGATGCAGCACGCCGCGCGGCTCCAGCGAGCCGGCGATCCAGCGTTTGCGCGAGGCGACCGGGTTGGTGGGGGCGAGGAACCAGGTGCAGCGCGCGCCCTCGGCGATGGCGCGGATCGGGTTCTTCCCCTTGCCGGAGGCGATGACCATATGCGCGCCCGCCGTGGTGGCGATCTTGCCGGCCTCGATCTTGGTCTTCATCCCGCCGCGTGACAGCTCCGTGCCCGCGCCGCCGGCCATCGCCTCGATCTCGGCGGTGATGCGCGGTACCACGGGCAGGAATTCGGCGTTCGGGTCGTCATTGGGCGGGGCGGTGTAGAGCCCGTCAATATCGGAGAGCAGCACCAAGAGATCCGCGCTCGCCATGCCGGCGACGCGCGCGGCGAGCCGGTCATTGTCGCCATAGCGGATTTCCGAGGTCGCCACCGTGTCGTTCTCGTTGATGACCGGGACCACTTTGAGATCGAGGAGCTTGGCCAGCGTCGAGCGGGCATTGAGGTAGCGCCGGCGCTCCTCGGTATCGCCGAGCGTGATGAGGATCTGCCCGGCATTGACCCCCTCATGCGCCAGCGCCTCCGACCAGGCCCGCGCCAGCGCGATCTGCCCGACCGCGGCGGCGGCCTGGCTTTCCTCCAGCTTCAGCGGGCGCTTGGGGAGCTTCAGCACATTGCGGCCGAGGGCGATGGCGCCGGAGGAAACCACCAGCACCTCCTTGCCCTCGCGGTGGAGCTGGGCGACATCCTCCGCCAGCGCCGCGAGCCAGGCATGGCGCAGCGCCCCGCGCGCGGAATCCACCAACAGCGCCGAGCCGACCTTCACCACCACCCGGCGGAAGGCGGAAATCTGCGGCACCGCCGCCCCGCCCGTGGCAAGCGCGGCAGCCGCCGCCGGCTCAAGGGAGGCGTCGGCGGTGGGGGCGGAGGTGGTCTCGGAGGTCTGGGCGGCGGGGCGGCGGGTCATCGGGCGGCTTCACGGCAAGGGCGCGCCGGTCACCGGGCCGCGCCGAAGAAGGGGATGCCGTCTCATACGCGCTTTCGCCAAAACTCGCGCGGATTTTTGCGGGGCGGGGGGAGCAACCACCCAATACGCCGTCATGCCCGGGCTTGAGCCGGGCATCCACGTCTTCCCGCGTGCCGTCCGCTCCCGGTCATGGATCCCCGGGTCAAGCCCGGGGATGACGGGGGAGGGGAGCGGCGCCCCCCCTTCACGTCATCCCGGACGGCCGCAGGCCGATCCGGGATCGCGCCCCCGCTATTGAGCGCCGCTATTGCGGCCCGACAGGCACCACCCCACACGCCGTCATGCCCGGGCTTGAGCCGGGCATCCACGTCGTCCCGCGTGCCGTCCGCTCCCGGTCATGGATCCCCGGGTCAAGCCCGGGGATGACGGAGGAGGGGAGGGAGCGGCCGGGATGACGACGGAGGAAGGGCATTGCAGCCGTCGGCCTCACCCACACTGGCCGGATCGGTCACCCACCGTGTACACATCGTCCACCTCACTGCACTGACTGGTCACGGGCGGACCGGACGGCAGCGCGGAGGTATAAAAACACCGATCAGGGGCGCCAGGGTTCGGCCGGCTCGCGCGCCAGTTCCTCGGCGCGGCCCTCGTCGATGACATAGGCGAGCGCGCGCAGCGCCTCGCGCACGCCCTGGCCGGACTGCGCCGAGAGCGCCAGCGGCTTCTTCTTCGCCGCGCGCTGGAGCCGGGCGAGCTGGCTCTTCAGCGTCTCGGGATCGAGCGCGTCGGTCTTGGTCAGCGCGACGATTTCCGGTTTATCCTCAAGGCCCTGGCCATAGGCGTCGAGCTCGGCGCGCACGGTCTTGTAGACCTTGCCCGCGTGTTCCGACGTACCGTCGACGAGGTGCAGCAGCACGCGGCAGCGCTCGATATGGGCGAGGAAACGGTCGCCGAGGCCGACGCCCTCATGCGCGCCCTCGATCAGGCCGGGAATGTCGGCCAGCACGAATTCGCGGCCATCCACCTGCACCACGCCGAGGCCAGGGTGCAGAGTGGTAAAGGGGTAGTCCGCCACCTTGGGCTTCGCGGCCGTCGTGGCGGCGAGGAAGGTGGATTTGCCGGCATTGGGAAGGCCGACAAGTCCCGCATCGGCAATGAGTTTCAGCCGCAGGATGATCCAGCGCTCCTCGCCCTCCTGGCCGGGATTGGCACGGCGCGGCGCCTGGTTGGTCGAGGTCTGGAAATGGGCGTTGCCGAAGCCGCCATTGCCACCCTTCAAGAGGCGCACCCGCTGGCCGATCTCGGTGAGGTCGGCGAGGATGGTTTCGCCATCTTCATCAAGCACTTCGGTCCCGGCCGGCACCTTCAGCACGGCGTCGTCGCCCTTGCCGCCGGCGCGGTTCTTGCCCATGCCGAAGCCGCCCTTCTTGGCCTTGAAGTGCTGCTGGAAGCGGTAATCGATGAGGGTGTTGAGCCCGTCGACGCACTCGATCCACACATCGCCGCCCCGCCCGCCATCGCCGCCATCGGGGCCGCCGAACTCGATGAACTTCTCCCGCCGGAACGACAGACAGCCCGCCCCACCATCGCCGGAGCGGACGTAAATCTTTGCCTGGTCAAGGAATTTCATCGTGGATGCTCAAAATGTGGGGCGGGGCCCCCGCGTGGGGAGGCCCCTCAACCTAGCAGAATCTCCGGCTCAATGCCGGGTGTCGATGGCGTGAAGCGTCGGATGCGCGCTGGCCCCCCAGGCCCGCAGCGAACTCCACAGACGCTTCTCCAGCCGGAACCGGTCGACCGGCACCGAGGCACCGAGCGCCCGGACCCGCGTCAGCCCGACGCCGGTCCACTGGAAGCCGCACTTCTCCAGCACCCGGCGCGAGGCCGGATTGACGACGCGGGCGGAGGCGACAATGGCCTCGAGCCCGCGATCGGCAAAGGCGTGGTCGATCAGCGCCCGGACCGCCTCGGTGCCGATCCCGCGATCCCAATAGGGCTCGCCGAGCCAGTAGCCGATCTCCGGCGCATCCTCGTCGCGCTGGACGAAGCCGCACATGCCAACGGGAATGGGCGGGCCAAAGTTCGATTCGTCCGCCCCGCGAAGCGCGGCTTCGTTCTTCAAGAAGATCGCAAAGGTCGCCGCCTTCGGCCCACCCGGCAGCTTGGCGATGAACGCCGCCGCATCCGCCATGCCGTAGGGATGGGGAATGTTGGCGGTCATCTCGGCGACTTTTCGGTTGTCGGCGAGCTCCGCGATCCATGCCATGTCCTCGATTCGCGGCGCGCGCAGCACGAGGCGGCCGGTTTCGAGGACGGAGGTACAGCTCTCAGCGAGGGGTGACCCGAAGGTCGCTTCGACGATGGTCATGGGAGGTCTCCTGGGGGGCCTGGAACGACGAAGGGGAGGCGGTTTCCTCGCCTCCCCTGTCGGGCACCCCGGGATGTCCTCTCAGGACGTTCGGGAAATCCTACCGGTCGGGCGAGACCAGTGGGATTTCAAGAACCTCACTGGCTTTATTCGGCGGCCTGGGCGGCCGGAATGACGGATACGTAAGTGCGGGAATTGGCTTTGGTGCGGAACTCGACTCGGCCTTCGGTCAGCGCAAAGAGGGTGTGATCTTTGCCCATGCCGACGTTCACGCCGGGATGCCACTGCGTCCCACGCTGACGAACGATGATGTTGCCGGCCACGACCTGCTCGCTGCCGAACTTCTTGACGCCGAGGCGACGGCCGTCGGAATCGCGACCGTTGCGGGAAGAACCGCCAGCCTTCTTATGAGCCATGATGCTCTCCTGTTTCTCTCTGTGCGGTCTACGTCAGCCGGCGATCGAGGTCACGCGCACGACGGTGAAGTCCTGGCGATGACCGATCTTGCGGCGGGAATTCTGACGGCGACGCTTCTTGAATGCAATAACCTTGGCGCCGCGGGTGTGCTTCACGACCTCGAGGGTCACGGAAGCGCCGTCGACCAGCGGAGCGCCGACCTTCGGGCTGTCGCCACCGAGCATGAGGACCGGCAGGGTCACGGCAGTGCCGGGCTCGGCGTCGATCTTGCCGACAGTGACGAGTTGTTCGGCGGCAACGCGGTACTGCTTGCCACCCGTCTTGATGACCGCGAACATGTTATGTCCTTTCGTTCGAGCCCGAACTCCTCGCCGCAAGCGGCGCGGGATCGGCTTCTTTCGGTCGGTTGCGGGATGCGCATGGGCCGGATTGCCCTTTTCATGCGCGCTGCCTCTTAACCGCGAGCGCCCGTCCTGTCAAGGAATGGGCGGCACGCAAATGACCCGCCAGCCACGGCGCGCGCTGGCTTTGACGGGTCTTTCGATACCGGCCGTGAACCTTCCGGCGGGCGTCGCGTTGTCAGCGGCAATGGCGTCGCAGATGGCGACGCGCTCCAGATCGAGAGGCCTATCATGAACAGCCACCAGATCACCGGTGCCGCCCGTCAGATCGGCGGACGCCTGCGGAACGTCGCCGGCCAAGTGTCGCACGACGCGGCGCTGCGGGGCGAGGGCGTGTATGAGGAAGCGCTCGGCCGCGGCCAGCGTCTGGCGGGCGATGCCCGCGAGCAGGCGGTCCGTCTCGCCGACGGCGCCTATGACATGGGTCAGGAGTATTATGATAGGGGTGTGCGCGCCCTCGCCCAACAGACCCGTGCCCACCCCCTCGCCGTCGTCCTCGCGGCCGGTCTCACCGGCGCGGCGTTGGCCTGGCTGTTCAGCTCCGGCCGCCGTCGCTGAGCAAGGAAATCTCGGCTTGGCTGCGTCCCCTGAGGCGGCGCCCACAGCCTCTCCCGGCTTCCGGCGCGTCTTCCCTTGCAAGGCGCGCCGGCCTCGGCTATTGAGCCCCCGCTCCACGGCGCGGACCTGATCCGCGCCCCGTGCGCGGAGAGGTGCCGGAGTGGTCGATCGGGACGGTCTCGAAAACCGTTGTGCGTGCAAGCGTACCGTGGGTTCGAATCCCACCCTCTCCGCCATTCATTCTTACTGATACATTTCACGCGGTGTAGCCGCAGGCTTCACGAGCCTGCACCCGCCATGCCGTCGGCATGAGCGAGGCTGGCGAAGAAGTCGCGCAGGCGGTCGCCCTGGATGAGCACGTGGTCGCGAATCTCGTTGGCGGCCCGCTCGCCATCGCCCGCCAGTATCGCCTCGACGATACGCTGATGTTCGGCGAAGGAACTGGCGATGCGGCGGCCGGCGCGGAGCTGGAGGCGCCGGTAGGGTTGCAGCCGCGTCTGGAGCTGGCGCGCCTGCTCGGCGAGGAAGCCGTTGCGCGAGGCGGCGTAGATCAGCTGATGGAACCGTTCATTGGCCAGGTAATAGCTGTCGCCATCGCCCTGCCGTGCCTCATGCTCGCATTCCGCCAGCGAGGCGAGCAGCGCCGCGCGGTCCTGGTCGTCGAACCGCCGCGCCGCCAGAGCCGCGCACATGCCCTCCAGCGCCGCCATCATCTCGAAGCGCTCGACGATTTCCTGAAAGCTCAGTGAGACGACGAAGGCGCCGCGGCGCGGCAGCAGCTTGACCAGGCCGTTGGCGGCGAGCTGCACCAGCGCCTCGCGCAGCGGCGTGCGCGACACCCCGAAACGGTCGGCGAGGCTCTGCTCGTCGAGACGCTCGCCCGGCCGGAACACGCCGGTGACGATGTCGGTCTCGATCGCTTGTCGCAGCCGGTCCGCGTGGCGTGTGCGCCCGGTCTCCGGCTCCATCTGTCCCGTAGTCATGCGTCTTCCCAACCGGCCTGCGCGACGGCTCGCCCCTGGCGGACCCGGCGGGCGAGAAAGGTGGCGAGTCAACGGGCCGCCCCGAGCTTTGTCAATGATGGGCGGATGCAGTGCCGAGCATCTCGTTCATCCGAACGCCTGTCGCGAATACGTAGTTAGCATTCTTGTATACAAAAATGTTGACAGGTTATGCGCACGGGTCATGATCCCCGGCAGCAGGGATCAACACAACGCCTGCAATGGGGAACGCCAATGACGAGAGAGCAGGAGACCGTCCGCGGATGCGGGCGGGGCCGGATGAGCCATGTCCCATGTGTCGCGAGGCTTCGCATCCGGGAGGTCGACCATGTCGCATGAGATGCTGTCGATCCTCGGCCTTGCCGCCATGTTCGTGGTGGCGACCATCCTGCCGGTCAATATGGGCATCCTCGCCTTTGCCGGCGCGTTTCTCGTGGGTACGACCCTCGCCGGGCTGACGACGGCGAAGATCCTGTCCTTCTTCCCGTCTGGCCTGTTCCTGACGCTGGTCGGCATCACTTATCTCTTTGCCATCGCCCAGAACAACGGCACCATCGACTGGCTGGTGCGCCTCGCCGTGCGGGCGGTGCGCGGCCATGTGATCGCGATCCCGTGGGTGATGTTCCTGGTGGCAGCGGCGCTGACATCGGTGGGCGCGGTGAGCCCCGGCGCGGTCGCGATCATCGCCCCGATCGCGCTCGGCTTCGCCGTCAAATACGGCATCAGCCCGCTGCTCATGGGCCTGATGGTGATCCATGGCGCTCAGGCCGGCGGCTTTTCGCCGATCAGCATCTATGGCGGCATCACCAATGGCGTCGTGGCGAAGGCGGGGCTTCCGCTCGACCCGATCGTTACCTTCCTCGCGAGCTTCGCCGTCAATGGCGGCGTCGCGGTGCTGCTGTTCTTCGCGCTGGGCGGGATGAAGCTCATCGGGCAGCAGGTGCACATGGCCGGTGCCCCCGCCGGCGCCGGCTACCCGGCCGCGACCCCGCCGCGCTATGGTGACGCGGAAACCGAGGCCATCACGCTGGAGCGGCGCATCGCCGAGGGCGGTGTCGCCAGCAACGACCCGATGGCCAATAACCGCTTCTACCAGCTCTCCACGCTGGCCGGACTGATCCTCCTCGCGGTTCTCACTCTTGTCTACAAGCTCGATATCGGCTTCTGCGCCATCTCCATCGGCCTCGTCCTGTCGCTCATGGCGCCGACGCTCCAGCGCAAGGCGGTGGCGCAGGTCACCTGGCCGGAGATCGTGCTGATCACCGGCGTCTCGACCTATGTTGGCGTGATGGAGGCGATGGGCACCATCAGCTATGCCGCCAACAGCGTCGCGGGTCTCGCCTCGCCGCTCATGGCGGCCCTTGTGCTGTGCCTGATCGGCGCGGTGGTCTCGGCCTTTGCCTCATCCACGGCGGTGCTGGGCTCGCTGATCCCGCTGGCGGTGCCGTTTCTTCATGCCGGCACGGGCGTCGATGCCATCGGCTTCATCGCCGCCATGGCGGTGTCCTCGACTATCGTCGATGTGAGCCCCTTCTCGACCAATGGGGCGCTGGTGCTGGCCAACTCGCCGGAAGCCTCGCGCGACGGCTTCTTCAAGCAGCTGCTCGGCTACGGGGCGCTGGTCACCGTCATCGCACCCTTCGTGGTGTGGTTCCTGTTCGTCGTATTGTGAGGACATGCCGATGACGCAACCGGGCGCGGAGAAGCCCGCTCGCTCATGGTCGAGCCGGCGGGAGGACAAGGAGCGGCGGCTCACGCGCGTCGCGCCCTTCGCGGATGGTCGCGTGCTGAGGACCGGGGACATCGTCGCGGCGCTGGAGGCGGTTCTCGCCTCCGGCGACCGGGTTGCCCTGGAAGGGGACAACCAGAAGCAGGCGGACTTCCTGTCGCGCTCGCTGGCCAAGGTCGATCCGGCCAAGGTGCATGATCTGCACATGCTGGTCTCCAGCATCTCGCGGCCCGAGCAGATCGACATTTTCGAGACCGGTATCGCCCGGCGCATCGACTTCGCCTATGCCGGGCCGCAGAGCCTGCGGGTGGCGCAGCTGCTGGAGGATGGCAAGCTCGAGGTCGGCGCCATCCATACCTATGTCGAGCTCTATGCCCGCATGTTCGTCGACCTGACGCCGCGCGTGGCGCTGGTGGCGGCCGAGAAGGGCGACCGGCACGGCAACCTCTATACCGGCGCCAACACCGAGGACACGCCCACCATTGTCGAGGCGACGGCCTTTGGCGGAGGCATCGTCATCGCGCAGGTCAACGAGATCGTCGACGCCCTGCCGCGCGTCGACATTCCCGGCTCCTGGGTGGATTTCATCGTCAAGGCCGACACGCCGGCCGCCATCGAGCCGCTGTTCACCCGAGACCCGCGCCTCATCACCGAGCAGCACATATTGATGGCGATGCTGGCGATACGCGGCATCTATGAGCGCCACGGCGTGGTCTCGCTCAATCACGGCATCGGCTTCAACACCGCCGCCATCGAGCTGCTGCTGCCGACCTATGGCGCCCAGCTTGGCCTCAAGGGCAAGATCTGCCGCCACTGGACGCTGAACCCACATCCGACCCTCATCCCTGCGATTGAGAGCGGCTGGGTGGAAAGCGTCCATTGCTTCGGCGGCGAGGTCGGCATGGAGCGCTATATCGAGGCGCGCTCCGACGTGTTCTTCACCGGCCCCGATGGCTCGCTGCGCTC carries:
- a CDS encoding extracellular solute-binding protein, yielding MTKKPDATNSTTETLLAARSFNRRVLFKGALAAGTIAATGPWIVKDAFSSSGELSLLNWDDELPAPVIPNFEKKTGIKVKTTPFSQNEEQINKLQATGGEGFDLCAPTRDRAPQFKELDVLAPYDTSKLKLDNILPAMLEASTSVWTWDGKLYHVPHCWGSEAISWRTDLAPGLTYDKLSYGTLWAPEFKGKMQGRPHSLLLGIGLWWDKTGKLPSNRMLDAFKDEASMRKIYDPILAFAIENKAQVKQFWDSADNTKSGFMENGCVIGQTWDGPPLSLKKQGKPVTYMAPQEGAITWVDGWALTKGAKNIAQAYEFINYIHTPEASAAVADGSGYNPVVKGADAFLSEVAKKNFAEAYPGNALDNLWSRPPEPSWFAELRTQYAEKFKAA
- a CDS encoding serine hydrolase domain-containing protein, whose product is MHRRSLIAAPLLLLASRALAQGERGAPAAPSPASPAPQVDRAAGLAPILDRAAALEPLRTVLVAKEGERLVARGYRGGRVDRPSNIKSASKSIVSALVGIAIDKGVLEGADQTVAPLLRADLPDNPDPRLNEITIGNLLSMQAGLERTSGPYYGEWIASRNWVRAALNRPFVDAPGGAMLYSTGSTHLLSAILTRVSGRSTLALARDWLGDVEGFAITDWERDPQGIYFGGNQMAMRPTSLLAFAELYRRGGRNAEGAQIIPEGWIAQSWRVRTASRFTGDGYGYGWFTREMAGTPVHYGWGYGGQMLYVAPALGVSLVMTSTVDAPSGRTGHRDDLHELAAEILATLG
- the proB gene encoding glutamate 5-kinase; this encodes MTRRPAAQTSETTSAPTADASLEPAAAAALATGGAAVPQISAFRRVVVKVGSALLVDSARGALRHAWLAALAEDVAQLHREGKEVLVVSSGAIALGRNVLKLPKRPLKLEESQAAAAVGQIALARAWSEALAHEGVNAGQILITLGDTEERRRYLNARSTLAKLLDLKVVPVINENDTVATSEIRYGDNDRLAARVAGMASADLLVLLSDIDGLYTAPPNDDPNAEFLPVVPRITAEIEAMAGGAGTELSRGGMKTKIEAGKIATTAGAHMVIASGKGKNPIRAIAEGARCTWFLAPTNPVASRKRWIAGSLEPRGVLHLDAGAVAALRRGSSLLPAGVSRVEGEFQRGDAVVLRGPDGAEVGRGLVAYDHDYADRIRGRSSDEIATITGFEGRAAMVHRDDLVIATGG
- the obgE gene encoding GTPase ObgE, translated to MKFLDQAKIYVRSGDGGAGCLSFRREKFIEFGGPDGGDGGRGGDVWIECVDGLNTLIDYRFQQHFKAKKGGFGMGKNRAGGKGDDAVLKVPAGTEVLDEDGETILADLTEIGQRVRLLKGGNGGFGNAHFQTSTNQAPRRANPGQEGEERWIILRLKLIADAGLVGLPNAGKSTFLAATTAAKPKVADYPFTTLHPGLGVVQVDGREFVLADIPGLIEGAHEGVGLGDRFLAHIERCRVLLHLVDGTSEHAGKVYKTVRAELDAYGQGLEDKPEIVALTKTDALDPETLKSQLARLQRAAKKKPLALSAQSGQGVREALRALAYVIDEGRAEELAREPAEPWRP
- a CDS encoding GNAT family N-acetyltransferase encodes the protein MTIVEATFGSPLAESCTSVLETGRLVLRAPRIEDMAWIAELADNRKVAEMTANIPHPYGMADAAAFIAKLPGGPKAATFAIFLKNEAALRGADESNFGPPIPVGMCGFVQRDEDAPEIGYWLGEPYWDRGIGTEAVRALIDHAFADRGLEAIVASARVVNPASRRVLEKCGFQWTGVGLTRVRALGASVPVDRFRLEKRLWSSLRAWGASAHPTLHAIDTRH
- the rpmA gene encoding 50S ribosomal protein L27 yields the protein MAHKKAGGSSRNGRDSDGRRLGVKKFGSEQVVAGNIIVRQRGTQWHPGVNVGMGKDHTLFALTEGRVEFRTKANSRTYVSVIPAAQAAE
- the rplU gene encoding 50S ribosomal protein L21; amino-acid sequence: MFAVIKTGGKQYRVAAEQLVTVGKIDAEPGTAVTLPVLMLGGDSPKVGAPLVDGASVTLEVVKHTRGAKVIAFKKRRRQNSRRKIGHRQDFTVVRVTSIAG
- a CDS encoding CsbD family protein produces the protein MNSHQITGAARQIGGRLRNVAGQVSHDAALRGEGVYEEALGRGQRLAGDAREQAVRLADGAYDMGQEYYDRGVRALAQQTRAHPLAVVLAAGLTGAALAWLFSSGRRR
- a CDS encoding GntR family transcriptional regulator, translating into MTTGQMEPETGRTRHADRLRQAIETDIVTGVFRPGERLDEQSLADRFGVSRTPLREALVQLAANGLVKLLPRRGAFVVSLSFQEIVERFEMMAALEGMCAALAARRFDDQDRAALLASLAECEHEARQGDGDSYYLANERFHQLIYAASRNGFLAEQARQLQTRLQPYRRLQLRAGRRIASSFAEHQRIVEAILAGDGERAANEIRDHVLIQGDRLRDFFASLAHADGMAGAGS